The following proteins come from a genomic window of Aspergillus luchuensis IFO 4308 DNA, chromosome 3, nearly complete sequence:
- a CDS encoding sulfatase domain protein (COG:S;~EggNog:ENOG410PGZZ;~InterPro:IPR017850,IPR000917;~PFAM:PF00884;~TransMembrane:6 (o35-53i65-85o97-123i144-166o172-189i248-267o);~go_function: GO:0003824 - catalytic activity [Evidence IEA];~go_function: GO:0008484 - sulfuric ester hydrolase activity [Evidence IEA]) has product MKLFNPLRRCGPALQRLRTSPGEFFDYTWEFTRRYFFTVSFIALFGAKLLHLYAHIHSLPPPKFFLWGSTFFFQDVILTLLIRFFTQKFHWRTVALLSALVIVPFSLIMSGMTAANTSFYIVTGAEIHWRQAKTFHRDAAAMRTLLQGLTGFLIVEGILLTVAWFLSAPLHRVVGGILTILGQPFKCLFRCMSRVRAFRPRSGLPEPEIYEQIGVDDYLDDKSDDGSSIHLLEPYGEVAPATRRGHSILIKLAVWVPFLSLVLLRVVRPWDPAYMFLSEALPVAPFIGGHRHSPVRAGGLPGDYEWLEGRTLLDKVPKWDWLPKGGLPGFEDWTRTDVPRLHYNPGSDPLHVPNLQNPVLDSLQEALSSGNVNIKHVILIKLESTRSDVFPLRKDAFMWNRIAKTYSDKKIPDDVQKLVANLTRTSEFLTGFDAGFGHDNEHDYGRRSYGGISARNAFTTGTYTLKSLVGTVCGVTPLVADFNREYNHHIYQPCMPHILDALNHQDDVDTNRTTDQSDYRTWPWHSAWMQSVTEGYDNQDKLTPKLGFHDVVTKESLEQANATHSASSSKEVNYYGYPDMVLGDYVRDALDDAEHNHRRLFLTHLTGTTHHPWGMPDNAYEEMVSSKNTNSNEDINKYLNTIGYIDDWLQEIIDILTEKGVINETLLVMAGDHGLSLPNDGGVTPYDNPHIGSFHIPMVFAHPHLPSIEVNTPVITQQVVPTILDLLIQSSSLGPNSTHTAQDLLSIYEGQSMIRELVPEMDGRQNWQFTVMNTGGSWLAVRSAAHPEYRLVIPLVDDVEWRFTNVEQDPEEQHPVTEFNLVDLAKRLEKEHGSDAVDWVRDAAHVAEWWVMENWHLYQYHPKH; this is encoded by the exons ATGAAGCTCTTCAATCCCCTCCGCCGCTGTGGCCCTGCCCTACAGCGTCTGCGTACATCTCCTGGCGAGTTCTTCGACTACACATGGGAGTTCACACGCCGATATTTCTTCACTGTCTCCTTCATCGCACTTTTTGGCGCCAAATTGTTGCATCTTTACGCTCACATccattctctccctcctcctaaaTTCTTCCTCTGGGGCTCGACCTTTTTCTTCCAGGATGTAAttctcaccctcctcatccgcttTTTCACTCAGAAATTTCACTGGCGCACTGTTGCACTTTTATCAGCTTTGGTGATTGTACCATTTAG TTTAATCATGTCCGGAATGACCGCCGCAAATACCTCCTTTTACATCGTCACCGGTGCCGAAATTCACTGGCGACAAGCCAAAACCTTCCACCGCGATGCCGCTGCCATGCGCACATTGTTGCAGGGACTGACAGGATTCCTGATCGTGGAAGGCATTCTGCTCACTGTAGCATGGTTTCTGTCTGCACCACTGCATCGCGTTGTTGGTGGCATCCTCACAATCCTCGGACAACCATTCAAATGTTTGTTCCGTTGTATGAGCCGGGTTCGTGCGTTCCGCCCGAGATCTGGATTGCCGGAACCCGAGATCTACGAGCAGATCGGCGTGGATGACTATCTCGACGATAAGAGTGACGATGGCTCTTCGATCCACCTTCTCGAGCCATATGGTGAAGTCGCACCTGCCACGAGACGGGGACACTCGATTCTGATCAAGCTGGCCGTCTGGGTGCCATTCCTCAGCTTGGTCTTGCTGCGCGTGGTTCGACCCTGGGATCCCGCCTACATGTTCCTGTCAGAAGCCTTGCCAGTAGCACCCTTCATCGGTGGTCACCGACACTCCCCTGTCCGCGCTGGGGGGCTGCCCGGCGACTATGAGTGGTTGGAGGGTCGCACACTCTTAGACAAGGTACCCAAATGGGACTGGCTGCCCAAGGGAGGATTGCCTGGCTTCGAAGACTGGACCAGGACAGATGTGCCTCGGTTGCACTATAACCCCGGAAGTGATCCGCTGCATGTGCCTAACCTGCAGAACCCGGTGTTGGACTCCTTGCAGGAGGCCTTGTCCAGCGGCAACGTCAACATTAAACATGTTATTCTTATCAAGTTGGAGAGTACCCGGAGCGACGTCTTTCCCCTGCGCAAGGACGCTTTCATGTGGAACCGCATCGCCAAAACTTATTCAGATAAGAAAATCCCCGACGACGTTCAAAAGCTCGTCGCAAATCTTACCCGCACTTCCGAGTTCCTAACCGGCTTTGACGCGGGATTCGGTCACGACAACGAGCATGATTACGGCCGACGGTCATATGGCGGCATCAGTGCCCGCAACGCTTTTACCACGGGCACCTACACCCTGAAGAGTCTTGTCGGGACGGTATGCGGAGTGACGCCACTAGTCGCCGACTTTAACCGCGAATACAACCATCACATCTATCAGCCGTGCATGCCGCATATCCTGGATGCATTGAACCACCAGGATGATGTGGATACTAACCGCACCACTGATCAATCCGACTACCGCACCTGGCCATGGCATTCGGCATGGATGCAGTCCGTCACCGAGGGCTATGATAATCAGGACAAGCTCACCCCGAAATTGGGCTTCCATGACGTCGTGACCAAAGAGTCTTTGGAACAGGCAAATGCCACGCATTCGGCCTCCTCGTCGAAGGAGGTCAACTATTATGGATACCCTGATATGGTACTGGGCGACTACGTGCGCGATGCGCTCGACGATGCGGAACACAACCACCGCCGGCTGTTCCTAACGCATCTGACGGGCACAACGCACCACCCGTGGGGAATGCCCGACAACGCATACGAGGAGATGGTATCATCGAAAAATACCAATTCCAATGAGGATATCAACAAATACCTGAACACGATTGGATACATCGACGACTGGCTGCAGGAGATCATCGACATTCTGACCGAGAAGGGCGTTATCAACGAGACATTGCTCGTCATGGCTGGTGATCA TGGTCTCTCCCTTCCGAATGATGGAGGTGTCACTCCATACGATAACCCCCACATCGGCAGCTTCCACATTCCAATGGTGTttgctcatcctcatcttccatccattGAAGTCAACACCCCAGTCATCACTCAACAAGTGGTCCCTACCATTCTGGACCTGCTGATCCAGTCGTCCTCGCTGGGGCCCAACAGCACCCACACTGCGCAGGATCTGCTTTCCATTTACGAAGGCCAGTCGATGATCCGCGAGCTCGTCCCGGAAATGGACGGCCGCCAGAACTGGCAATTCACCGTCATGAATACTGGTGGTTCATGGCTGGCAGTGCGGTCCGCTGCCCATCCCGAATACCGACTGGTGATTCCCCTAGTCGACGACGTCGAGTGGCGGTTCACGAACGTCGAGCAGGATCCGGAAGAGCAGCACCCGGTGACGGAATTCAACCTGGTTGATTTGGCCAAGAggctggagaaggaacacGGCAGTGATGCGGTGGATTGGGTGCGTGATGCCGCCCATGTGGCAGAGTGGTGGGTGATGGAGAACTGGCATTTGTACCAATATCATCCTAAACATTAG
- a CDS encoding uncharacterized protein (TransMembrane:1 (o66-85i)): MMNCIIQRHAYIRLSSNLGSSDLAVRMGDLVGGSGSKSKWERNFGIADRCRGVQVRDIAKNAWADLIPVEGIFVVFHAMIVLSRYDMIWILSHRMPQYTDLVELATLEYSWEFLRCLGLQVGNGEDLRV; this comes from the exons ATGATGAATTGTATCAT ACAACGCCATGCATATATTcgcctcagcagcaaccTTGGAAGTTCCGATCTCGCCGTCCGGATGGGCGATCTTGTGGGTGGCAGCGGGAGCAAATCCAAATGGGAAAGAAACTTTGGTATTGCAGATCGTTGTCGAGGTGTCCAGGTTAGAGACATCGCGAAGAACGCGTGGGCGGATCTTATACCGGTTGAAGGCATCTTCGTTGTCTTTCACGCTATGATTGTGTTATcaagatatgatatgatatggaTATTATCCCAC CGGATGCCGCAATACACAGATCTAGTAGAGCTAGCTACCCTTGAATACTCTTGGGAGTTTCTCCGATGCCTTGGCCTGCAAGTCGGcaatggagaagatctccgAGTCTAG
- a CDS encoding alpha-hydroxy acid oxidase (COG:C;~EggNog:ENOG410PKHE;~InterPro:IPR037396,IPR000262,IPR008259,IPR013785;~go_function: GO:0003824 - catalytic activity [Evidence IEA];~go_function: GO:0016491 - oxidoreductase activity [Evidence IEA];~go_process: GO:0055114 - oxidation-reduction process [Evidence IEA]), which yields MLGRRLNEYRNSFGIPNGMGYPNLAPGSDMSNLTETGEGLAYEDGIEWAEAIAWIRSVTKLEIWVKGIYTAEDVALAIQHGVNGVVISNHGGRQLDGVPATLDALRECAPVAKGKIAIAIDGGIRRGTDIFKALALGADYCFAGRIPIWGLAVSLISSFHDPFLTLNLLVQWNKGRGTCCQAIARRI from the exons ATGCTCGGAAGGCGTCTGAACGAGTACAGAAACTCTTTCGGAATTCCAAACGGCATGGGATATCCCAATCTTGCCCCTGGCTCTGATATGAGTAACTTGACCGAGACGGGTGAGGGGCTAGCATATG AGGATGGTATTGAGTGGGCCGAGGCCATTGCGTGGATTAGAAGTGTAACTAAGCTCGAAATTTGGGTGAAAGGAA TCTATACTGCTGAAGATGTCGCACTGGCCATCCAGCATGGAGTCAACGGTGTTGTGATTTCCAACCACGGCGGTAGACAATTAGATGGAGTACCAGCCACTCTTGATGCACTACGCGAATGTGCACCTGTCGCAAAGGGCAAAATAGCCATCGCCATTGATGGCGGTATCCGCCGCGGAACAGACATTTTCAAGGCTTTGGCCCTAGGAGCGGACTATTGCTTTGCAGGGAGGATACCTATCTGGGGATTAGCGGTTAGTTTAATATCGTCCTTCCATGACCCTTTCCTGACTTTGAACCTTTTAGTACAATGGAACAAAGGGCGTGGAACTTGCTGTCAAGCTATTGCAAGAAGAATTTAA
- a CDS encoding D-isomer specific 2-hydroxyacid dehydrogenase family protein (COG:C;~EggNog:ENOG410QE5F;~InterPro:IPR036291,IPR029752,IPR006140;~go_function: GO:0051287 - NAD binding [Evidence IEA];~go_process: GO:0055114 - oxidation-reduction process [Evidence IEA]), with translation MTYSDLLLFIQPFAPPDQWLQRVRQANPGMRVEYHHVEMYAKELPPIPKETWAEATILFTWQVFPPKEWVPKLQYVQLLSAGCNQLLGMPLFEDTDIPFCTSNGNHPPQIAEWVFSTFLAFQHHIPEYLENQRACKWVDPPTDEDTEDAVGLRIGILGYGSIGRQCARVAKAFGMDVYAYTLHSRDTPESRRSEDYTEPGLGDPEGEFPSAWFAGKEQLNEFLASDLDLLVITLPLTYQTRGMISREQFDILSKKKAYVSNVGRGPCVNTEDLMVALDEGKIRGAALDVTDPEPLPADHKLWGYKNVIITPHCSGNSNHYYERVLKIFAYNLERRTQGKPLVNHVNRALGY, from the exons ATGACATATTCAGACCTTCTACTCTTCATCCAGCCCTTTGCGCCTCCGGACCAATGGCTCCAGAGAGTGCGACAGGCTAATCCGGGAATGCGAGTGGAGTATCATCATGTGGAGATGTACGCGAAAGAACTACCACCCATCCCGAAGGAAACATGGGCAGAGGCTACCATACTCTTCACCTGGCAAGTATTTCCTCCGAAGGAATGGGTGCCGAAGCTTCAGTATGTTCAGCTGTTGAGTGCCGGATGCAATCAGTTACTGGGCATGCCACTTTTTGAAGACACAGATATTCCATTCTGCACGTCTAATGGCAATCATCC GCCCCAAATAGCGGAGTGGGTTTTCTCAACGTTCCTGGCGTTTCAGCATCATA TTCCGGAGTATCTCGAGAACCAAAGGGCCTGCAAGTGGGTAGATCCACCTACTGATGAGGATACAGAGGATGCGGTCGGCCTCAGAAT TGGAATTCTAGGATACGGCTCCATTGGCCGACAATGTGCCCGAGTCGCCAAAGCATTCGGCATGGATGTCTACGCGTATACCTTGCACAGCCGGGACACCCCTGAGTCTCGCAGATCCGAAGACTATACTGAACCGGGACTGGGCGACCCCGAAGGCGAATTTCCATCGGCATGGTTTGCAGGAAAAGAGCAACTGAATGAATTTCTTGCGTCGGATCTCGATCTACTGGTCATCACACTGCCGCTCACATATCAAACCCGGGGAATGATTTCGCGTGAGCAGTTTGACATCCttagcaagaagaaggcctaTGTTAGTAATGTTGGACGGGGACCCTGTGTCAATACGGAGGACTTGATGGTTGCACTGGATGAAGGCAAAATCAGGGGTGCTGCTTTGGATGTGACGGATCCAGAGCCGTTACCCGCTGATCATAAGCTCTGGGGGTATAAGAACGTCATTATCACGCCTCATTGTAGTGGCAACTCGAATCATTATTATGAGCGCGTGTTGAAGATTTTTGCGTATAATTTGGAGAGACGGACACAGGGCAAGCCATTAGTTAATCATGTCAATAGGGCATTGGGGTATTAG